In Francisella orientalis FNO12, the sequence TCACTATCTTTAACCATTACTTTGGTTGTTACTTCTCGTTTATTGATTATAGGAGGTAAGTCTTCACCTGTTGAGGTTTTACCTGAAGATGCACCAACACTATTTTTTGTTATAAGTACTTCCATCACAATATTACCATCTGGTGCAATTTGAGGAGTAACTTGAAGCTCTAGTACTGCCTCCTAGAATGCTACAGATGCAGCACCTGAAGCTGTTGCTTGTTGATATGGTACATCTTTACCATCTTTAATAAATGCAGTTTCATTATTAGAAACAACCAAATGAGGTGATGATACTAGGTTAGCTAATGATTCATTCTCAAGAGCTCTTATCTCCATTTCTAACTGAAGACCTCCCGCTATAGTATAGGCTAGATTTAAAGTACTAGCAACAACAGGATTCTGTTCTCCAGGTTTTGGAGCTGTATTAGAAAATGTACTAAGTCCTAAGTTAACATATGGATCATAATTGATATTGTAATTAAAACCTAGCTCTAAACCACTTGTTCTAGAAACTTCAACAATTCTTGCCTCTATAAGTACTCGATCATTTGGTATATCAATTTCATTTATAACATTTCTAATTAGTGGAATTTTTTCTTCGGTATCAGTTACAATAAGAGTATTTGTACAAGTATCTGAAGTTATACTACCTCGCGGTGACATAATCCCACCATTTTGTTTTGCCATAGAAGTAATAACTGTTTGCGCTGCTTGGGCTGTAGTGTAGTTTAAAGGAATAAACTCTGTTACTAATGTCGCATTATTTTCTAATGATCTTTTTGTTTGTAGCTCTAGTTGTTCTTGAGCTGCAATTTCAGCTGCTGTAGCAACATATAGGATGCTACTCATTTTTTTAGTAGCTAAATCTTTACTACAAGAACAATATTCATTACTTCATTCCATGGAACATTTTTAAGATCGATCGACATATTTCCACGCACACTACTACTGACAACTAGATTTAATCCTGCGAACTCTGATAGAACTTGGAGAACTGTCTGTACAGGTGTATCTTTAAATAATATTAATATAGGTTCATTAACATTAAAGCCTTCAACACTGCTATTACGTCTATCAATTTTAAATTTAAAAGTATTACCTTCTTTAAAATCACTCAAAGCAATTCTGTCTAAAGAATGAATAACAAAAACTACATTTCCATTATATTTGAGAATTTTGATCGAATCCACTATTGTATTGAATACTTTAGTATCAATATTACTAACCCATTTATCAGAAATAGTAGTATCATTGAAAGTTATAGTAAGAGTATAACCATCTCGAGATAGTTTGGTCTTATATCCAGCAAAATTACTAATATTTTCTTCAAAAACAACATCAAACACTGCACTACCATTAAGGCTTCGATGAAACTCTAGGTCTTAATATGTTTACTATAATTTGTAGTTTTATTTTCATCTCTTCCAACAACTTTAGTTTCTGGCGGTTTAGTCTCTTGAAGCTGATTTGCTGATGTTTGACTGTTATCTTGCGAGTCTGCAAATGAAGTTTCATAACCTAGTAACCCCAAAAATAGAGTCAAAACAGTTAATAATTTATTATTTCTAAAAAAACATTAATTCACCCTAATGTATAACAACTTGAGCTTTTTGCCAAACTCTCTTTTGATCATCTTTTTTCCATTCATCAACTACAATACCTTCTTTAGTAATACTTTCGACTTTTCCATAATTTTGTCCAATCAACTCGCCTTCTTTTACATATATTGGCTTAGTTTCCATTGATTTTTCTACTACACCCCATATTTGATTATTTTGGGAGACTGTCCCTTTAAACTTAAAAGAACTTAATGGATATTGTTGTAAGCTTGTAGGCTTAGTATTCATAACTTCTTTGAGTTCCTCTGGAATAATTATTGGTTTGAGTTTAACAACTTCTTGTTTCTATTTAACTCCTTTAATAGGTACTCTTTTTTCAAAAGGTAGCGTATGGTCTATATTAAAAACATTACGTATCTTCGATAATCTCTCAAAAGTTAATGTATCACCTTTATATTCAGGAATATCTATTTTTTCTGAGCTCTTCATACTTTTAGTACTATTCTGAATAAGTTGATTAACTTGGTCTATTCTAGTTTCATAACTAGCATAGCAGTAGCTATAACTAGTTATCATTAGCATCAAACATAAAAGTTTTAATCTTTGATATTTATTCATCTAAATTACACTCCTACTCCTTGACGTGAATAGGTCTGCAAATTTAGTTCAGTAACTATTTTAGAATCAGACTCTTTTTTAATATTTATATTAGTTATAACTGCTATATCTTTCATATCTATTAAAGCTACAAATAATTTAATCAACTGAGTAAAGTCACCTACTAATTTAGCTTTAAAATCTAACGCATATAGATCTAAATATTTATTCTTTTCAATCCCCGCTGGTGATAAATCAATAATTGTAATACCGGAGCTACGAATAGCTTCATTTAATGCTGATAAGAAAATAGGCACAGAATGGCGCTCAGGAATACTAAATTTTTCTTCAATATTATGCTTTTCTAATATCTTCACTTGTTCTTTAAGAGCTTCTAAATCTTTTTCTTTCTTAATAAGTCTTGGTATTTAAGATTCCATTGAGTTTATATGGTTTTCTCTTTGATTCGCTTGTGAAATCACTGGACTAACTAAAATACCATAGAAAATAAATAAAAATAATCCAAGAGCGATTATAAAGACAGGCAACTTAATCTTTAATGGAGCATCTATAACTATTATAGCGTACTTGTTAGATAAAAGGAGTTTTCTTATTTTATCTAACATTTTACACTTTCTCCCTTGAATGCATTACCCTCACCAAATTTAAATTCTAATAAAAAACTTCTTTGACCATTTTTCTCTGATCCTAAATTTTTAAGTTTAACTTTTTTAACTCTTAACTCAATTTATAAGTTTTTCATAAAAATTGAAAGTAATTTCAAATCTCTCACTTCACTTGTAACAACAATAATATCTGTATTTGCAACATAATTAATATTTGTAATATATAACTGATCCGTAATTGCTCTAGAAATTTTTTCTAAGCCAAGTAATATATAATATTGACCAGCTTTGATATTGGCTAAGTCTGAAGATACATCTAATAATTTATCTCTTTGACTTTTCACAGTTAGATATTCAGCTACGTTTTTATTAAGCTTAGTTATTTGAGTTTAGATGTATCTCTCTACTTTGATATCCTCATCACTAGACCACGAGAATACTACCGAAAGAATAAACATAGATACAAAAGCTACGAATATCATAAAACCAAGATCTATGCCTATATAAGTAAGCTGTTTTGGCGCCAACGACCACGTACAAAATTAAGATCTTTCATTACTTTTAGAGCCTCCTTCATAGCAATTGCTATTGGTAAAACATACCTATATGGTTGCTCTATATCTCCAAACTTTTGACAATCTATGTTTATGAATGGATCAAGTATTTTACAATTCTTTTGAGATAAATCCTTTATTGATTCGAAGATATTCTCAAAATTTTGTTTAATTCCATATACATAAACATTATTATCTTATTTTAACAGATTCATAACTTTTTAGTTCACCTTGTGGAGAAAAACTATAAATAGATAACTTATCTGAATATAACCCTAAAAAAACACTATCACTAGAGTATTGCGATATCTCACTAAGAAAAAGTTCTGAAACAAAGTTACTAATCGCAAGTTTATCTAGAACACAAACAGATAGTGCTCATTTTGCTTTGCTAGAAATACTATATAATCTTTTAATCTTTTCATTATTTTAATATAATATATAACTAAAGTACCATTACTCTCTAGTTAATCATAATAATCATACGCAATGTCTGTATAACTATCTGGAAAGCGTTTTTTAAGAAATATACATTTATATAAAAAAACACACCCTCTTTTTTTATTATTTCTAATGCTCTTTTATCACA encodes:
- a CDS encoding pilus assembly protein PilP, with the translated sequence MNTKPTSLQQYPLSSFKFKGTVSQNNQIWGVVEKSMETKPIYVKEGELIGQNYGKVESITKEGIVVDEWKKDDQKRVWQKAQVVIH